A window of uncultured Fusobacterium sp. genomic DNA:
AGCAGATTCCATTTCAGAAGCTTTACATCCTAAACGTTTCCAAGCTTCCCATTTGTTTAATAACTCATAACTAACTGGTTTAGTTTCTGGTGAATGTTGTCCATAGAAAGAATCTTTACATTGAACTACTCCCACATGATAATCTTTTCCAGATGCTTTAGCAGCTTTAACAAAAGCATTTACTACATCTAAATCAGCTACTGCTGGAAACTCTATAGGTGCATACTCTCTACTTGTACCTTCCATTCTTATAGCTCCAGTTGCTACAACTATGTCTCCGCCCATTATTTCTGGTTGCATTCCTCCACAAGTACCTACACGTAAAAAAGTATCTGCTCCAGATTTTACTAACTCTTCCAAAGCGATTGCTGCAGAAGGTCCTCCTATCCCAGTTGAAGTAACACTTACTTTTACTCCATCTAAATATCCAGTATATGTAATATACTCTCTTGAATCAGCCACTAACTCTGCATTATCAAAATATTTTGCTATTTTAGCACAACGTTTTGGATCTCCAGGTAATATAACATACTTTCCAACTTCTCCATGTCTTATTCCTATGTGATATTGAACTCCATCTTCTGCGTATTTCATAAATTATACCTCCAGATTTTTGTCTAACTTGTCTAATTAATTGTCTATAATTTATATTATCATCTTTAACCTAATACTGTCAATATTTTTCTTACTCTTTTACCAATAATTTTGCTCTTAAAATGTACAAAATTTTCTACTTTTGTAAATTGATATTTATATCTTATTTCCACAAAAAATATATTTTTTAAGATGACAGTTGTCTAATTTTTTATAAAATTATGTCGTTTTTATATGATTAATTTTAGTTTTATATATGTTAATTCTGATCATATCATCTTTTATTTATACTTTACTTGACAAATTTTGTTTAGTTTTATGTTGACAATTTTTTCAAAAAGTGATAGTATGAAAATATAATAAAAAGAAAAAAAATGTAATTTTGTACTCATTATAAAAATCTTTGATTAGTGGAACAATAAGGAGGCAGGAATATGTTATTTAAGACAACAGAACAACATGAAGCTTTACGTGCAAAAGTGAGAGAATTTGCAGAAACAGAAGTAAAACCTATAGCTTTTATGCTTGATCAACAAAATGAATTCCCTACAGAGGCTATTAAAAAATTTGGTGAAATGGGAATGATGGGACTACCTTATCCAAAAGAATATGGTGGAGCTGGGCTTGATACTTTAAGTTATGCTATTGCTGTTGAAGAACTTTCAAGAGTTGATGGAGGAACTGGAGTTATTCTTTCTGCCCATGTATCTCTTGGATCATACCCTATTTATGCTTTTGGTACTGAAGAACAAAAACAAAAATATCTTGTTCCTCTAGCTAAAGGAGAAAAACTTGGTGCTTTTGGATTAACAGAACCGAATGCTGGTAGTGATGCTGGTGGTACTGAAACAACTGCTGTTTTAGAAGGAGATCATTATATCCTTAATGGTGGAAAAATATTTATAACTAACGCTGACAAAGCTGATACATATGTAATTTTTGCTGTAACTACTCCTGATATTGGAACAAGAGGAATAAGTGCTTTTATCGTTGAAAAAGGTTGGGAAGGATTTACATTTGGTACTCACTATGACAAGATGGGTATTCGTTCTTCTTCAACTGCTGAATTAGTATTTAATAATGTTAAAGTTCCTAAAGAAAATCTACTTGGAAAAGAAGGACAAGGATTTAAAATAGCTATGGCTACTCTTGATGGAGGTAGAATAGGTATTGCTGCCCAAGCTTTAGGAATTGCTCAAGGTGCTTTTGAAAATGCTCTTGAATATGCAAAAGAAAGAGAACAATTTGGAATGCCTATTGCTCATCAACAAGTTATATCTTTCAAATTAGCTGATATGGCTACAAAATTAAGATGTGCTAGATTCTTAGTTTACAGCTCTGCTGAATTAAAAGATCAACATGAACCATTTGGAATGGAATCTGCAATGGCAAAACAATATACATCTGATATCTGTCTAGAAGTTGTTAATGATGCACTTCAAATATTTGGAGGAAATGGATACCTTAAAGGTATGGAAGTTGAACGTGCTTATCGTGATGCTAAAATCTGTACTATCTATGAAGGAACTAACGAAATTCAAAGAATAGTTATTGCATCTCACTTAATTGGAAAGATGCCTAAAGCCAACTCTTCAGGACCTAAAAAACCTTCAGCTAAAGGACATGCAACAGGTTTACGTAAAAATATAATGTTTAAAGATGGAGATATGAAAGATAAAGTTAATGCTCTTGTAGAAGCTTTAAAAGCCGATGGATATGACTTTACAGTTGGTATCCCATTAGATACTCCTATTGCTATGGCTGATCGTATAGTTAGTGCTGGAATGGGAATTGGTGAAAAGGAAAATATGAAACTTATTGAAGATTTAGCTGTTCAAGCTGGAGCTGCTATTGGATCTTCTAGACCAGTAGCTGAAACACTAAAATATGTTCCTCTTAACCGTTATGTTGGTATGTCTGGACAAAAATTCAATGGAAACCTTTATATAGCTTGTGGTATCTCTGGAGCTGGACAACATTTAAAAGGAATTAAAGATGCAACTACTATTGTAGCTATTAATACAAACCCTAATGCAGCAATCTTTAAAAATGCAGATTATGGAATTGTTGGGGACTTAAAAGAAGTTCTTCCTCTTTTAACTGCTGCTTTAGATAA
This region includes:
- a CDS encoding acyl-CoA dehydrogenase family protein encodes the protein MLFKTTEQHEALRAKVREFAETEVKPIAFMLDQQNEFPTEAIKKFGEMGMMGLPYPKEYGGAGLDTLSYAIAVEELSRVDGGTGVILSAHVSLGSYPIYAFGTEEQKQKYLVPLAKGEKLGAFGLTEPNAGSDAGGTETTAVLEGDHYILNGGKIFITNADKADTYVIFAVTTPDIGTRGISAFIVEKGWEGFTFGTHYDKMGIRSSSTAELVFNNVKVPKENLLGKEGQGFKIAMATLDGGRIGIAAQALGIAQGAFENALEYAKEREQFGMPIAHQQVISFKLADMATKLRCARFLVYSSAELKDQHEPFGMESAMAKQYTSDICLEVVNDALQIFGGNGYLKGMEVERAYRDAKICTIYEGTNEIQRIVIASHLIGKMPKANSSGPKKPSAKGHATGLRKNIMFKDGDMKDKVNALVEALKADGYDFTVGIPLDTPIAMADRIVSAGMGIGEKENMKLIEDLAVQAGAAIGSSRPVAETLKYVPLNRYVGMSGQKFNGNLYIACGISGAGQHLKGIKDATTIVAINTNPNAAIFKNADYGIVGDLKEVLPLLTAALDNGEPKKDAPPMKKMKRNIPKKPAPSYPLHVCNGCGYVYDPAIGDEENGVEPGTLFNKLPEDWICPLCGEEKDQFIEA
- the udp gene encoding uridine phosphorylase codes for the protein MKYAEDGVQYHIGIRHGEVGKYVILPGDPKRCAKIAKYFDNAELVADSREYITYTGYLDGVKVSVTSTGIGGPSAAIALEELVKSGADTFLRVGTCGGMQPEIMGGDIVVATGAIRMEGTSREYAPIEFPAVADLDVVNAFVKAAKASGKDYHVGVVQCKDSFYGQHSPETKPVSYELLNKWEAWKRLGCKASEMESAALFVVGSHLRVRVGSAFLVVANQEREKLGLENPVVHDTDAAIRVTIEAIRNLIKADSEEKK